In one Dermochelys coriacea isolate rDerCor1 chromosome 20, rDerCor1.pri.v4, whole genome shotgun sequence genomic region, the following are encoded:
- the TMEM205 gene encoding transmembrane protein 205, whose protein sequence is MSMEGEPSSLAKVAQLFILSLAWGMQIWVTFISGFVLIRSVSRHTFGLVQSKLFPFYFYALVACAFLNLSIFAYYHPRELLSTVETLQGSLYFVCLLLASVNALALSPATTAAMFRLQAIEREHGLGGEVGLMARRETYQQLRERDPKYQAARQTFFKRHGLSSLCNLACLGCNGVNLLCMALHLSSL, encoded by the exons ATGTCGATGGAAGGGGAGCCCAGCAGCCTGGCCAAAGTCGCCCAGCTCTTCATCCTGTCTCTGGCCTGGGGGATGCAGATATGGGTCACCTTCATCTCAG GGTTTGTGCTTATTCGGAGCGTGAGCCGACACACCTTCGGCCTGGTCCAGAGCAAGCTCTTCCCCTTCTACTTCTATGCCCTGGTGGCCTGCGCCTTCCTCAACCTGTCCATCTTTGCCTACTACCACCCCCGAGAGTTGCTGAGCACCGTGGAGACCCTGCAG ggcTCTCTCTACTTCGtctgcctcctcctggccagcgtTAACGCCCTGGCCTTGTCCCCGGCCACCACGGCGGCCATGTTCCGGTTGCAGGCCATCGAGCGGGAACACGGCCTGGGCGGGGAGGTGGGGCTGATGGCCAGGCGCGAGACATACCAGCAGCTGCGGGAGAGGGACCCCAAGTATCAGGCTGCGCGGCAGACATTCTTCAAGCGCCACGGGCTGTCGTCCCTCTGTAACCTCGCCTGTCTCGGCTGCAATGGAGTCAACCTGCTGTGCATGGCGCTGCACCTCAGCAGCCTGTAG
- the CCDC159 gene encoding LOW QUALITY PROTEIN: coiled-coil domain-containing protein 159 (The sequence of the model RefSeq protein was modified relative to this genomic sequence to represent the inferred CDS: deleted 1 base in 1 codon), producing the protein MGGVAAWMGQTPPPLVPSPPRFGVHVGPWQRGRDPGAMDALKGQVLTTKETTLITVSKEDQNRGNAPSGYLSRASSNAGLTQLETEAFKTNGMIQAMLPDSQKILKNELEIIKSQLHAQAKAFEALSHSVSLLEQESSLQQRKIQQLEEELSRACGLAQGEMFEQLVDGKILDVWAAMAKEVEGLQESLLERPDHRMIQRGDSLENLSLEILESKKFLWEELESVQEDQEDDITKNLISIKKMHENQVKCRKILSQLKGKGPGAEVALESVGRGRDSRPVKEELNDIWSAVNTLQNSMASCSLWGDGQAVVRVTGRRSRRHRTSISASPPAPAAEPALCLYQEESSSCEGPCP; encoded by the exons ATGGGGGGTGTGGCGGCCTGGATGGGTCAAACCCCGCCCCcccttgtt ccctcccccccgcgttTTGGGGTCCACGTGGGCCCCTGGCAGCGGGGCAGAGACCCGGGGGCGATGGATGCGCTCAAGGGGCAGGTCCTGACCACCAAG GAGACCACTTTGATCACAGTCTCCAAGGAGGACCAGAACAGGGGTAATGCACCCAGCGGCTACTTATCCAGGGCCAGCAGCAATGCAGGGCTG ACCCAGCTGGAGACAGAGGCCTTCAAGACAAATG GGATGATCCAGGCGATGCTCCCAGATTCCCAGAAGATCCTGAAAAACGAGCTGGAGATCATCAAAAGCCAACTCCATGCCCAGGCAAAG GCCTTCGAAGCCCTGAGCCACTCGGTCTCCCTGCTGGAGCAGGAGAGCAGCCTGCAGCAGCGAAAGATCCAGCAACTGGAAG agGAGTTGAGCCGAGCCTGCGGCCTGGCCCAGGGGGAGATGTTCGAGCAACTGGTGGATGGGAAGATCCTGGATGTCTGGGCTGCCATGGCCAAGGAGGTGGAAGGGCTGCAGGAGTCTCTACTGGAGCGCCCCGACCACCGCATGATCCAGAGGGGGGACTCGCTGGAGAACCTGTCCTTGGAGATCCTGGAGAG CAAGAAATTCCTCTGGGAGGAGCTGGAGTCAGTGCAAG AGGATCAGGAGGACGATATAACCAAGAACCTCATCAGCATAAAGAAAATGCACGAGAATCAAGTGAAATGCAGGAAG atcCTGTCGCAGCTGAAGGGCAAAGGGCCGGGCGCAGAGGTGGCCCTGGAGTCCGTGGGCAGAGGCAGAGATAGCAGGCCGGTCAAAGAGGAGCTGAATGATATATG GTCAGCCGTCAACACCCTGCAGAACTCCatggccagctgcagcctctggGGCGACGGCCAGGCAGTGGTGAGGGTCACAG GCCGTCGGAGCCGTCGGCACCGCACGTCCATCTCGGCCAGCCCGCCGGCCCCTGCCGCAGAGCCGGCCCTGTGCCTCTACCAGGAGGAGAGCAGCTCCTGCGAGGGCCCCTGCCCCTAG